One part of the Streptomyces sp. NBC_00286 genome encodes these proteins:
- a CDS encoding sugar transferase, with protein MRQGGMVDPFSSARGNLANGAISRPAIDWEQRYRRTVITTDTVATAFVVAAIGNFFGVRDAANWHEKWGILAFGTELLVLGALAVGRAWTPAVLGQGAEEFRRLGRSLFAATVVLALGGIALTSRNIKLWIFVAIPAIALVTMTARYVLRLRLHKQRKEGRCLRPVLAAGSPDTVRDLINRTRKFPHIGWRVEAVCTTDGRGLDGDHLDGVRVVGRLADVAKHVRHDGYRVVAVTPDPYWTPHRLQRLAWNLEGSDTEMVVAPVLMEVAGPRLHVDAVLGIPLLRVSMPTFTGGRRAIKGVVDRVGATILLVLFAPLMVLVGLLVLADSRGGVFYRQRRVGKNGCEFTMLKFRTMVAGAHGARAELADRNEGAGLLFKLHRDPRVTRVGAVLRRYSIDELPQLFNVLTGSMSLVGPRPPLPEETAAYGPDIRRRLLVKPGLTGLWQISGRSDLPWEEAVRLDLRYVEDWSLALDAVILWKTLRAVFYGQGAY; from the coding sequence GTGCGACAGGGGGGAATGGTCGACCCTTTTTCGTCAGCGCGCGGGAATCTGGCGAACGGGGCAATCAGCCGGCCCGCGATCGATTGGGAGCAGCGGTACCGCCGTACCGTGATCACCACCGATACCGTGGCCACCGCCTTTGTGGTGGCGGCGATCGGCAACTTCTTCGGGGTCCGGGACGCGGCCAACTGGCACGAGAAGTGGGGCATTCTCGCCTTCGGCACCGAGCTGCTGGTGCTGGGGGCGCTGGCGGTGGGCCGGGCGTGGACTCCGGCTGTGCTCGGCCAGGGCGCCGAGGAGTTCCGTCGGCTCGGACGCTCGCTGTTCGCGGCGACCGTCGTACTGGCGCTCGGCGGGATCGCCCTGACCTCGCGCAACATCAAGCTCTGGATCTTCGTCGCGATCCCCGCGATCGCGCTCGTCACCATGACCGCGCGGTATGTGCTCCGCCTTCGGCTGCACAAACAGCGGAAGGAAGGGCGGTGCCTGAGACCGGTGCTCGCCGCCGGGAGCCCGGACACGGTGCGCGACCTGATCAACCGCACCCGCAAGTTCCCGCACATCGGCTGGCGGGTGGAGGCGGTGTGTACGACGGACGGTCGCGGGCTCGACGGTGACCATCTGGACGGAGTGCGGGTCGTCGGCCGACTGGCGGACGTCGCCAAGCACGTCCGCCACGACGGCTACCGGGTCGTCGCGGTCACACCGGACCCGTACTGGACACCGCACCGGCTGCAGCGGCTGGCCTGGAACCTCGAAGGCAGCGATACGGAGATGGTCGTGGCCCCCGTACTGATGGAGGTGGCCGGCCCGCGTCTGCACGTCGACGCGGTGCTCGGGATCCCGTTGCTGCGGGTCAGCATGCCGACCTTCACCGGTGGCCGCCGGGCGATCAAGGGGGTCGTAGACCGAGTAGGCGCAACGATTCTACTGGTGCTGTTCGCGCCGCTGATGGTGCTCGTCGGGCTGCTCGTACTGGCGGACAGCCGGGGCGGAGTGTTCTACCGCCAGCGCAGAGTCGGCAAGAACGGCTGCGAGTTCACCATGCTCAAGTTCCGCACCATGGTCGCCGGGGCCCACGGGGCACGTGCCGAACTGGCCGACCGCAACGAGGGCGCAGGCCTGCTCTTCAAGCTCCACCGGGATCCGCGGGTGACCAGGGTGGGAGCAGTGCTGCGCCGGTACTCGATCGACGAACTCCCGCAGCTTTTCAACGTACTCACCGGATCGATGTCGCTCGTCGGTCCGCGGCCTCCGCTACCGGAGGAGACCGCTGCGTACGGCCCGGACATCCGGCGGCGGCTGCTGGTCAAGCCGGGACTCACCGGCCTGTGGCAGATCAGCGGACGCAGCGACCTGCCGTGGGAGGAGGCGGTCCGCCTCGACCTGCGCTACGTGGAGGACTGGTCGCTCGCCCTGGACGCAGTGATCTTGTGGAAGACGCTGCGTGCGGTGTTCTACGGCCAGGGGGCCTACTGA
- a CDS encoding nucleotide sugar dehydrogenase encodes MKVSVFGLGYVGCVSAACLASMGHEVIGVDVNQVKVDLVNDGKAPVVEERIGELIAEMVRTGALRATHDVREAIADSEVSLVCVGTPSEPNGSLCTTYLERVTEQIGAALAERGGRHTVVFRSTMLPGTCLNLLVPILEKNVGGTAGVDLGVAVNPEFLREGTSVRDFFDPPKTVIGELDPASGDAVAALYDGLPGEVFRVPVPTAEAIKYADNAFHGLKIGFANELGAVCQALGVDSHQVMDVFLADRKLNISPAYLRPGFAFGGSCLPKDLRSLVHAAQRADISVPILAHVLPSNSDHLQRAVELVERTGKRRVGMFGLSFKPGTDDLRESPLVELAERLFGKGYDLRIYDANVSLSRLIGANREYIETRLPHLAQLLAESVDEVLEHAEVCLVGTRDPAVLSALPHGEGPVIVDLIHLPDAEARRAEPGYVGLAW; translated from the coding sequence ATGAAGGTCAGCGTTTTCGGGCTCGGCTACGTGGGCTGTGTGTCGGCCGCGTGCCTGGCCAGCATGGGTCACGAGGTCATCGGGGTGGACGTGAACCAGGTGAAGGTCGACCTGGTCAACGACGGCAAGGCCCCGGTGGTCGAGGAGCGGATCGGCGAGCTCATCGCCGAGATGGTACGGACCGGAGCACTACGCGCCACCCACGACGTCCGCGAGGCGATCGCGGACAGCGAGGTGTCGCTGGTGTGCGTGGGCACGCCGTCGGAGCCCAACGGCAGCCTGTGCACCACGTACTTGGAGCGGGTCACCGAGCAGATCGGCGCGGCCCTGGCGGAGCGGGGTGGGCGGCATACCGTCGTCTTCCGCAGCACCATGCTCCCCGGCACCTGCCTGAACCTGCTGGTCCCGATCCTGGAGAAGAACGTCGGCGGCACGGCCGGGGTGGACCTCGGGGTCGCGGTCAACCCGGAGTTCCTGCGCGAGGGCACCAGCGTGCGGGACTTCTTCGACCCGCCCAAGACCGTCATCGGCGAGCTGGACCCGGCCAGCGGCGACGCGGTGGCGGCGTTGTACGACGGCTTGCCCGGCGAGGTGTTCCGGGTGCCGGTCCCGACGGCCGAGGCGATCAAGTACGCGGACAACGCGTTCCACGGCCTCAAGATCGGCTTCGCGAACGAGCTGGGCGCGGTGTGCCAGGCGCTCGGGGTGGACTCGCACCAGGTGATGGACGTGTTCCTCGCCGACCGCAAGCTGAACATCAGCCCCGCCTACCTGCGGCCCGGCTTCGCCTTCGGCGGCTCCTGTCTGCCCAAGGACCTGCGCAGCCTGGTCCACGCGGCACAGCGGGCCGACATCTCGGTGCCCATCCTCGCCCACGTACTGCCCTCCAACTCCGACCATCTGCAGCGCGCGGTCGAGCTGGTCGAGCGCACCGGCAAACGCCGGGTGGGGATGTTCGGGCTGTCCTTCAAACCCGGCACCGACGACCTCCGCGAGAGCCCGCTCGTCGAACTGGCGGAGCGGCTCTTCGGCAAGGGATACGACCTGCGGATCTACGACGCCAATGTGAGCCTCTCCCGGCTGATCGGCGCCAACCGCGAGTACATCGAGACCCGGCTGCCGCACCTCGCGCAACTGCTCGCGGAATCCGTCGACGAGGTGCTGGAGCACGCCGAGGTGTGCCTGGTCGGGACGAGGGATCCGGCCGTCCTTTCGGCGCTGCCTCATGGCGAAGGACCGGTGATCGTCGACCTCATCCACCTTCCCGACGCCGAAGCGCGCCGGGCCGAACCGGGGTACGTGGGCCTTGCTTGGTGA